The Saimiri boliviensis isolate mSaiBol1 chromosome 19, mSaiBol1.pri, whole genome shotgun sequence genome contains the following window.
CCCCTCTCGCAGGCCTCCTCCTCTCCCGAGGGCACTGCCTCCTACATCGGCAGCTCTCAGTCCGAAACCTGCACTAGTTGCTTCccaacatactttttttttttgagacagaatcttgctctgtcacccaggcttgagtgcagtggcgtgattttggctcattgcaacctctgcctccctgtttcaagcaattcttctgcctcagcctcccgagtagctgggaccacaagcataagccaccacgcccagctaatttttgtatttttagcagagatgaggtttcaccattctggtcaggctggtcttgaaatcctgacctcgtgatccttctaccttggcctcccaaagtgatgagattccaggtgtgagccaccatgcccatccctcCCCACAAACTTTGAATGCTCCTAGTCTTCTTCCATTGCCTCCTGGGCCTGACCTTGGCTCCTCACTTACCTTCTGTGCTGGTCTACTGTTCATAAAAGAGATGtgagacggccgggcgcggtggctcacgcctgtaatcccagcactttgggaggcctaggcgggtggatcacaaggtcaagagatcgagaccaccctggtcaacatggtgaaaccccgtctctactaaaaatacaaaacattagctgagcatggtggcgcatgcctgtaatctcagctactcaggaggctgaggcaggagaattgcttgaacccaggaggcggaggttgcggtgagccgagatcgcgccattgcactccagcctgggtaacaagagcgaaactccgtctcaaaaaaaaaaaaaaaaaaaaaaaaaaaaaaaaaaaaaaaagagatgtgagACTAAGAAAGGCCAAGAGAGCTGACTCATCGTTTCTGGGCTTCTGGGTGGACCCATCTGTCCTGACCTGCTTTCCTCTCTTACATCTTCTTACAGCTTTCTCTCCTGGGCCTGTTGATTGGTGGATCTCAGTCACCAGTGCTGGCCTTTGCTCCTGGATCTGAGAGCTGTGGAAGGACAGCCACAGCTCTGCTCTAGGTGGCAGCAAGAGGAGCCAAGGTGCAAAGGCAGTCAGTAGTAGAGAAAAGAGACTCAGTGCCCGCTTCTCCAACTAAAGGAAATTCCCTCCCTTTTGGGCTCATTGTTGGGGAAACCACATTTTGCGTAGTTGACTCTCTGTGCCAGAAGACAGCAGAACGTCTGAGATGGAAGAGTCGTCAGAGAATGCATGGAAATGCCTCACGCTGTGCCGGGTGCATAGGAGCTGGTTTATTTATGTatctaataataatttaaattcacAATAAGTAAATTCATGGAAACAGGAAGCAGATTGATGGTTGCTAGAAAATGAGGCGAGGAGAGAATGGGATGTAGCTGCTAATGGGATGATGAGAATGCTATAGAATGACATAGGGTTGGTGGTTGCACAATATATGAATGTACTAAACACCACCGAACTGTTCActtttaaatggtaattttgtGTTATATGAATTGTacctcaataaaaaaaagaagtaacgcCTTTTCCTAATAGCAGGTCACAAGGTAAAGTTGTTAATATAATTGATGCGTCCATTCAACCAATACTTACTGAGCATCTCTTATGCGCAAGGCACTGGAAATAGGGCTATGaatagaaaacacacacagtCCCTGCTTCGAGTAGCTTAGAAGGTAGGCACTCCTTAACACATAGGAGCTGCTAAACACACATATGCCTGCCTGCTCGCCACCATTGGGGCTCATCTGCCTTCTGAGGAGAATTGAAGTCTGGAGAGAAAAGGAGTTGCCCAAGAGACTACAGTGAGGCTGCGATAGAGCCAGGCTGGAACCCATGTGTCCTGACCTTCAGTCAGGGGCTCTCCTCCCCATCAGACTACCTTGCTAGGTGCTTGAGCATCTGATGGCTGTGACAGGTTTCACTGGGTGACTTCAAAGACACATTCCAGCTCTGTGAGTTAGTCATTTACCCCAACATGGTCAGTTCTGGGTTTTCTGGAGGGAGTGCCAGTTTTCTCTCGCTCTCACTCAGCCAAAATGCCCTTGGGGTGACCCTCTTTGGTCCTGGGAAGAGGGAGCTCCACTTCTGGGCTGGGTCTGGTGTTTAAGTTATTTCAGCCTAATCCAATCTGGAGGAGAGTTTCTGTTCAATGGTGAGCACTGGCTTTGCTATCAGACAGGTAAAACGGGGATACTAACAACTCCTTAGAATTCCGTCAGAATTTGGTGAGGCAATATATGTGCTTAGCACATAGGTCGTACTCAGTAAGTTGGCTAATTTATTGTTGGGGACCATTGCAAAGGTTTGATGGATTACCGTGTGTTACCTGCCTAAAGATAGTTTTAAGGATTTAACTTCTTTAAAGTTCATCAGCTTTAGCTAATTCATTTTGCCCATGAAAAACGTGAAGCACCACAGACACACAGCGCATGGGAGTATCATGGGGAGGGGAGCCAGGTCGCCTGCCTTCCCATGTGGGGCTCCTTCCAGTCAGCTGCTGCTGAGCCTCAGGTGATGATTCAGCTCAAcacatgagactctgtctcatgcTTTGACGATGGCCTATGTGCACTGAGTGTGCTCCCCTGAGTGGGAATCATGGGGACATTAAGGTGGCTTTGCATTTCTAGAGAGCAAGATAGTACGTGGAGGTGCGTGGGATCTGCATAGGCAGAGGACAGACAGTGGTTCAGAATGAAATTTTATCTGGAAAAAAGAATCTAGTAATAGAGTGAGGAGTGTACATATAGACACAGCCCATCAAGTCAGAGATGAAAGGTAAGGTTTCAACCAAGCACATGGAATAGAGATGATTGGAAAATACCACGTGGGATGAGACTTCACAGGGCTGTGTGAGAAAGAAGGCAGGGCTGTGGGGAGCACAGCGTGGTTGAGGGCAGACAGGAGTGCCAGGAGCCTTCGGGTGCAGAGAATGGGGGAGGGACATTTCAGAGTTGAGGAAGAGACAGTCACAGAACAACAAGGGAGCACAGGGACCAAGTCCAGCCATGCAGCCTCCCCCTGAAGTGGCCTCAATTGTCAGGCAAGTAAATGGAAGGGATCAGGGATTTTCCAGGACTTTGCCCAGCTTCCTGATTTATCACTCTTCACTCCTTCTTTCTCCCCTGCTAATTAGGGAGTCGGGGGAACACCTGATCCTGCATCAGCTGCCTCCTGAGAGGTGTAATTGCTCTTACAATTACTCCTGAAAGCAGTTGCAGAAACCACTCagatgcatgtgtgtgcgtgtgcatgtgcatatgcgtgtgtgtgtgtgtgtgtgtgtgtaatctggGCAAAATATCTGCCTCGTGACTTTACCAACACGAGTGAGCTGCACACATTTTCCTGCCTGGAATGGGCCCTGGTGAGGCCCCCATGAACTAGTCTGTATTTACGGACAGTTTGTCACAAAGCTATCTGACTGCTCCAGACCTCCAGATGAGTTGGTCTGGTCCAAAGTAGAAAATAGTGCCTATGCTTCCCTCCATAAGACACAGGCCCCCTGCTACTGTCTCACATTAAACTAGGTCACAATGCTGAGAGTCAGGGCACGTGCAGGCCTCTGGGATCCCAGCTGAGCTAGTGTGCTGGGGAGGTCTCCGCCCTCCTTGTCTAACAGGGAGATACAACCCCTGATCTCAGGATGCTCTCGAGGTAGAGGATCGTGATTCTGCCCTCAGGGAACTTGGAGCCTGACAGAGAGGCAGGTGCAGAATCTGAGAGGTGGGTGCAATTCAGTGCCATGCCATGTGAGCACTCAACTAACTGGACCCTGAGTGGATGCAGCTGTAAACAGAAACAGGGTTGGAAAGTCTGCCTGGAGAGAATGCAGGGGAAAATGCAAAGGAAACGGGCCTTCTTCCAAATCTACTGTTTGCTAGACCCTGTGCATCAATCCCTTGTTCACGCTCATGTAATGATCCTTTATGCTTTACAGAGgaggagctgaggctcagagtAGTGCGGTAGCTGGCCAGTGCTCCCACAGCTAGCAGGCGGATCAAGCTCGAGTCCCTTGCTCCCCAGCTGCCCTCTCCACTGAGGGCAAAGATGTCAGCCGAGTGCGTTAGACACTGAATCCTGGTTTGCTCCAGTAAAAACGAGCCCAGGGCTTTTATAGGGGATGACAGGAGAGCTGCAAGTCAGAAGACAGGAAAGCTGGAAATTGCCAGAGTAGCTGCAAGTTTATTTTCTTGCCACTCAGGTTTTACTAGAAAGCCTGCTTGGGGTGGAGTAGGCAGGAAGGGGAGAGAGCGGTCAGAGTGCTGCGGGGGAGAAGGGCGAGCCCATTTCCTCTCTTAGGCTAGAAGGTGCATGCTCAGCTCCAGCTACCTTTCCTTCTTCCCATACCTCCCCTACTCCTGCCAGGAGCCCTAGACCCAGTAACCCCAGGGCTACCTCCCTACCCCGCTTAGAGTCCAAGTCCGAGTATGCTAATGCTGGAGGGGACTTCAGGGCACCGAGTTCAGCCCTCGCTTTACAGAGGATGACATCATTTCAAGAGGGGAACACGGGAAGGCAGGGCAGATCTCTGGGTCCCAGGTCTGTGGACCTTGTGCGTTCCATCCTTCCTCTCCACTGGAAATGCTGTTCCTACCTTCTTTCTTATTGGTTGATTTCTTCATTCCACTGCTGTTTCTTGAGAGCTtccgtgtgtgcctgtgttctaGGTCCTAGGGTATAACGTGGAACAAAACGGGAAAAAATCCCGGCCTTGTTGCAGTTTGCATTCCAGTGGGGGATGGaggagttatgcaaaataaacacacacatgaaatAGAAATCAATGTATGCAAAATAAACACATAcctgaaatataaataaagttaaatatttggaaattcagtattaaaaaatatggcaaggccgggcgtgatgggtcatgcctataatcccagcactttgggaggccgaggcgggtggatcacgaggccaagagatcgagaccatcctggtcaacatggtgaaaccccgtctctactaaaaatgcaaaaattagctgggcatggtggcgcgtgcctgtaatcccagctactcaggaggctgaggcaggagaattgcctgaacccaggaggcggaggttgcagtgagccgagatcgcgccattgcactccagcctgggtaacaagagcgaaactccgtctcaatataTATACGGCAAGAAAGAGGTTTgcagagggctgggggagggccaggtcatttattttaaatgcatagcTAGGGAAGGCCTCACACAGGAACCTGGAGAGAGCCAGGAGCTCAGCATGAGGAGGAGGGCAGGGACAGGGCACAGCAGTGCAGCATCCTGGAGGCAGGAGTGCTCTGAAACCAGCAATGAGGCTGGTGCGGCTGGGGCTGAGTGAACGAGGGAAGGAGTTTTGAGAGACCAGGTTGGAGGCATGGGTAGAGGTGGGCAGTGAGGAGAAATCATGTAGCAGCTTCAGCTTTACAGTCAATGAAATGAGAAGctgcatttttaaatgagaggAATGATTCATGATTTGTGACATTATTTGACTTTGACTTAGTTTTAAAAGGCTCTTTCTGGCAAGGGTGGAAGCAAGAGGAACAGTTAGAGGAACTCTAGGAATTTAGTGATGACTTGGAAGCAGGGTGGTAGCAGTAGAGGCAGAGAGAAGTGAGCAGACTATAGATAGTTTTGGGCCCTGGAACCAGTGAGACTTATATCTTACAGGTAAGACTAAGATGTAAAGTATCAGTGGGGAACAACCTGAGTGACCATAAGAATTCATTAACGGAGATGGGGAACACCACAGGAAGGGCCGGTTTTGTGGAAAAGGTCAGCAGTGAGCTTTGAGACACGTTAATCCGGAGACACCTGTTGGACATCCAAGCAGAGTTGCCAAGGAGGCAGTTAGGGATACTAGTTCTGAATTCGGAAGGAGGTTTATGCTGTGGAAATACATTTGGAAATCATCAGCATATAAATGGCATTTGAAGACATGAGCCAGAATGAAATCACCAAGGGAATGAAtatggagaggagagagaagaggctcAGGCATGAGCCCCTGAATCACTCCAGTGTTGGAAGATCAGGGAGATATAAAGGAACAGTTCAGGAAAATTGAGCAGGGAAAGAGCAGGCTGCCAGTTAAGAGATATGGCAGGATAATGCAGTATTCTAGAAGATGAGTGGACATATTGTCAAGGACGAGGGATGAACAGCGGGGCAAATGCCGTACGGATACGTGGAATCTAATAAAGTCAAACTTAAAGAAGCAGAGTGTGGAGCAGGGGTTTTCAGGGACTGGTGTGGTGGGGAGCCTGGGGAAGTGGGTACacactttcagttataagatgaacaTTCTGGGATCTAAGGGACAGCCCGGGTCctgatggatgtgttaattctTTTGATTGTGGCAATTATTTCAGTGTGTACACATGGCAAAGCATCACGTTGCACACCTTGAGAATACACGATCTTTGTcaattaaatatgttttacaatATGAGGCCAAAGAATGCCTGTGGGATTGGGCAGCACAGAGGTCATTAGTGATCCTGACGCTGGCAGTCTAAGGCAGCGGCGAGAATGGAAGACAGATTGGGGTGGATTcgagagagaatgagaagagagCGCTTGGGAACAGCAAAGTgagagagtatttttaaaaatattaagagaagCAGTTAGATGGGGTAACAGCCAGTTCTGACTCTCTCCAGCTCCTTGTAAACTCTGCTCATCACTCCACCTTTCCTTCCCCATAAAGTCGTTACTGACAAACCAAAGCCCATGACATCCTGACTCCTCCACAGCCCCTCATTTCCACCTCACCTGCCCACTCCTCCGCTCCTACTGCGGAAGGTTTGGATCCAGTCTCGCAGTTTTTCCGCTTGTTCTCTGATTCTGGAGAGCTCTGCTGCAAATATCCCAGCGAATGACTTCTGCATGTCATTCAGTTCTCTACCCAAAATGTCACTTTTCTGAGACGGCTCCTTTAGCTTCTCTAAAATATCAGGTTGGGGCAAAGGTAATCGTGAAAGTTTACATGCAAGGAATGGGGTTTTGTCCTTTGCAGTGTGGGAATACAAAATAATTCAGAGTCGCCATGACCCAGAACAGAAACAGGGTGGCCCACTTTACATGCTTCATGAAAATCTGTTGCCATTTTGAAATCTGAAACTTAGCATTTATAAAAACTTTAGAGAAATGGCTGCCCACCCTCCTAGAGGGAAAAACAAACGACTTCCAacataatcttttatttctttattttttatttttgagacgaagttttcctcttgttacccaggctggagtgcaatgatgcgatctcggctcactgcaacttctgcctcctgggttcaagtgattctcctgcctcagcctcccgagtactgggactacaggcatgcgccaccacacccagctaattttgtatttttagtagagaagtggtttctccatgttggtcgggctggtcttgaacttccgacctcaggtgatcatcctcacctccgcctctcaaagtgctgggattacaggtgtgagccaccatgcccagcctacaacaTAATCTTTGTAGCACTATGAAATTGtttccagtttaaaaaattttctcccataaaCTAAACAAAGTGTGGTAATATTTTGTGGACCACTGGTGCGTTGTTGCTAGGGAATCTCTATTTTGAAATTCCAAGTAATTGAAAATGACATTTATAGATCCTAGATGGTACCAAAATAGAAACTGCAGTTTTGAGCTACTTTATATATGCGGTGTTTGTGGGAGTGGCGGGGTCGGGGGGAACCtgctttgaaataataaattctcAGCATAAAAAAAGCATACctattgtatgattctacttacataaaattattaaaaatactaatttgtaGGGACAAAAGTAGATCAGTTAGTTTTCTAGGGATTGGTGGACAGGGAgaagcatgagagagagagagagagagagagagagagcacttgaaaaattttaaaagtgatttttaaaagtgatatGTTAATTAAGCATAGCAGTAAAAATGGAAGTTTACAAGTACGCTGAATGAGGCTGATTTCTCTATTTCTACCTGTCTACCTGGACTAGTGGGGGTATGTTTGGAGACAGATGACTGGAGGATGATGGCTTCTGTAGAGGGAAATATAGCTTTGTGGCAAAGAGGAGTTTGAGAACTATGCACACTGAATAGCCACTCGGTGTCAGACCCTGTATTAGGCACTCTAAATAAATTATCCCTTttaattctcattaaaaaaaaatctttgtgttaAGTCCCACTACACATGAGGCAATAGAGCCTGAGAGACACTAAACCACCTGCTTTAGGATTGCTACTCCCTGACCGAGGAGCCAGTGCTGATGCTGGAAGCTTTCGCTCTTTGCCACCAGCCACTGTGCTTTGCTGAGTCTTGGGGACTCTCCCTCCATCTACAATCTCTGGATCAGGGGTGGAATCACTCCAAGGGACTTACATATTTTTGCTTGGTCTGGAGTGCAATATGGTACCCAGGGACCCAGGGGAATCATGATTCTTGCAGTTTGGTTGaccagtcatctttttttttttctttttttaaatcaggactGAAGGGGTTCCTGGAATGCAGGACTTTCATTTGGAAACCAAGATGAGTCCATCAACTCAGCTGCAGCTCAGCAGAGGCTTTGTTCTTCAGGATGCTAGTTCTTGCTCCTTGGACCTTCAGGACATGCCCACAATATTTTCTTGGGCTCTAGGCCAGGCTGGTGAGATGGTTTCATAGGTAAGTAAAGGAACAAAGGGAGACAATGTTCTTTTTATTGCTCTTTTATTTCTGTGCTGTCTAAATGTCAGGATCACTAGGAAAAATGATTCCAGCCTCTTCAACCTCCCATTTCCAGATGGAGGCCTCCCTAGGGAGGGAGCTAGGAAGGGAAATGGGAGCCTCCCATTGTGTGGAAATGGTAGTTCCTGTGAAAACTGCTTCTCTTAACATAGGTCTAGCCTGACTCTCAGTAATCCCCCATCCTACGGAGTGATAGGCATGACCCCAGGAACAATCTATTTGCGTAACTTCTGCTCTGGTTTCCTTAGTCTGGACTCGTATTGTGGACTTCGGGGTTGCTGCTGGGTTTGAGAGCCCTTGTCCTGAGTTTGGGGTGAGTTGGGCTCAGACTCCTTATTCACAGGGGAGCATTCAGGCGTGGTCTCCAAACCACAGCACTTGGTCTGGATGCAGCACGGGGGTTTTGGCTGGCAGCAGTGAGTGTGTTTTGGGGGGCAGCTTTGATTGCCTTTTGGGGGGCAGCCCTGGTTTGTCGTTGGTGGGCAGCACTGATTGCCTTTTGGGGGGCAGCACTGGTTGGTTGTTGGCGGGCAGCTTTGATTGGCTTTTGGGGGGCAGCATTGACTGTGTTTTGGTTGGTCACACATCTTCAGGAGACTTGGAggtactagaaaaagaaaagaatagtctCATTAGAAGGAAATCTGGgtgtctgttttttttcccctcctttcttgATACCCAAACACATCTGTCTTCAGGATAATGACTCAGACCAGGGATGGGAAAGCGAGCTGGACCCCGCAGAGGAGCCAGCCAAACCCATACTTCTACCTTTGCATGTACCAGTCTCTTTGTTCCTTGCTAGGTCGTCGTTTGCCAGATAAAGAATCAAAAGACCAGAATATCTGAGAAATGTGCCTAAGGTCTCTTAGCTAATGAGAAAACAGTGTGACCCTCAGTCTCCAGATCCTGTCAAGTGTCAGGCACTTCACAAACAGCAGCTCGTGTTATGACTGCTACCAGGCTGAGGTAGACATTTTTAGTCCGCTTTACATATGAAGACCACTGAAGTTCAGAGATCACCTCAGTTGCTTCCCAGTGGATTCAAGCCAAGCTCCATCCCACTCCAGAGCATGTGCTTGTTCTGGTCTCTAACGCGGCACCCAGGGACCGGGGTGCGATGGAACTCTTGCCCTTAGAGTGACCTCCCGCCACACCCTTCCTGAATGCATCATCTTGTCCAGCGCGGGAGCACGAGAGGTCAGCTGCTGCTGCGGTGGTTACAGCGAGATGAAACGGAAAGGATGGTGCTCTTGGCATGGCAGGCCTCGAGTTCCAGGCCTGGTTCTGCAACCCCCAAGCCTCAGGGCTTGGGCAGCTGTCTTCACTTCTCTTTGTAACTCTATAAAGAGGCAGTAGTcgggaggagagagggggagcTGGACCTTGTATGCACCCCCAAACTCAACCATTCAGCAGTTTTATAATTTCCGGATTCTTCTGGGTATAGGGAAAATCCAAACAAAGCTCCCTTTTTACTTCTCTCTACCTTCCTCCACCCAGGAATCCAAGTTCTCCCTAGGAGGTTCCTAGGCCTCAGTCCCAGTATGCAATCCCTGGGGAAACCCTTGTATGGTTTCCCCGCCGTCTCTCCTATGGCACACGGTGAGAGGATGAATGCCACTGTTGTGGCCCCAGAGCAGAATAGAGGGTCTAAAAGTGGCTGGGAAACAGCAGACAAGTGAGCAGCGTTGTTATCTAGCCTCCTGAGGGAGATGTGGAAGGAGGGAAACGAGCCTGTACCCCTTCTGGGGACTCAGCTCGCAAAGCCACAAACCCAAGTGGGGGAGGTGGCAGGCCCGTCCGAGCCCCGTCACTGGTGGGGGAAGATGGGTGTGGGATTTGGAGTGACAATTGCTGAGGTCAACTCACAACCATCTCCCGGCATCTGGCATCCTCGGGATTGTGAGAAAAGCCTCTTGCCCAAactagtttttttcttctctctctcttgttgccctggctagagtgcaacgacacaatctgggctcactgcaacctctgcctcctgggttcaagcaattctcctgcctcagccttctgagtagctgggattacagattccctccatcacatccagctaattttttgtatttttagtagagatgggggtttctccaccttagcccggctggtctcaaactcctgacctcagatgatccacccatctcggcctctccaggtgctgggattacaggtgtgagccactgtactgagCCCCAGACTAGTTTTTTAAACTGAACCAGTTACTGCTGTGGGCTTTCCACTAAGCACACACATACCCCTGTCTccgtgaatgtgtgtatgtgtgcatgcacgtgaATGCATGCAGGCATGTGTCCATGCATAATCATAGGTACGCAGAGGAGAGAACTCGAGGTTTGTGATGATGGCTGTTTAGCTGAATCAAATTGAGATTATTTGGTCTTTCTCACGAGTTTTCACATTAGAGCCAGCATGAATAGCGTCCTGACCCTCTCTTTCCTGCTGGAGGCTCCCTACTTGCCCTCCATCGGATTCTGACCTGTTGCTGGGTTGCTTCCCTCCAGCCCTGCTGTTGCTTCCCTGGTGTTTAGAAAGCCACATCTCTTGTCTCGTCCTCTTTTTTGTGTCCTGTAGATAGAGGGAGTCCTGGGGACAGTAGCCACAAATCTCTCCTTCCACTAAAGTCTTTCTGAGGGAGGGCCAGGTGTAGCagctcactcctgaaatcccagcactttgggaggccgaggtgggtggattacctaaggtcaggagttcaagatcagcttggccaacatggtgaaaccctgactctgttaaaaatacaaaaattagctgggcgtggtggcaggcacctgtaatcccagctactcggaaggctgaggcaggagaatcacttgaacccaggaggtggaggttgtagtaagctgagatcatgccattgcactccagcctgagcaacaagagagaaactctgtctcaaaataaataaataaataaataaataaataaataaataaataaaataaaataaggcagtgTTTCAGGGGTTACCtcatgatacagtttggctctgtgtgccaactcaaatctcatcttggattctAATCCTCATGTGTggagggagggacctgtaatccccacatgttgagggaaggaggtgattggatcactggggcagtttcccccatgatagtgagttctcacaagttctgatgcttttataagcgTCTGACATTTCTCTGCTCTCACTTCTCTCAcctaccatgtgaagaaggtccttcctttttgccttctaccataattgtaagtttccggAGGCCTCATCAGatgtgtggaactgtgagttgattaaacttctttcctttataaattatccagtcttgggtagta
Protein-coding sequences here:
- the SMCP gene encoding sperm mitochondrial-associated cysteine-rich protein — its product is MCDQPKHSQCCPPKANQSCPPTTNQCCPPKGNQCCPPTTNQGCPPKGNQSCPPKHTHCCQPKPPCCIQTKCCGLETTPECSPVNKESEPNSPQTQDKGSQTQQQPRSPQYESRLRKPEQKLRK